DNA sequence from the Bradyrhizobium diazoefficiens genome:
GCGCCCAATGGCAAGAAGGTCTGCTTTGCATTGGCAAAGCCTTCGTCGTCGAAGACCAACCCGCCGAACCGGCCGCGCGACCCGGCCTATGCCTTCGTGTCGACCCGTCCCGCCGAGAAGGTGAACAACGAAGTCTCGGTCATGATCGGCTACGCGCTGAAGCCGGGCTCGGAGTCGACGGTCGAGGTCGGTGGCGCCAGCTTCGCGATGTACACGCAGGGCGACGGCCTCTGGATCAAGAACGCGGCCGAGGAGGAGCGGATGGTCGAGGCCATGCGCAAATCCGCCGATCTCGTGGTCAAGGGCGTCTCGGCCAAGGGCACGGAGACGACCGACACCTTCTCACTGAAGGGCCTCGCCCAAGCGCTCGACAAGATCGCGCAGGATTGCAGGCGGTAACGCTGCGGGCGAGAAGGTCGCAATTGGCCGTTCCGGTTGCTATATAGGGGCGGGTTCCAGATTTTCTCCGTCGTTCCGGGGCGATGCGCAGCATCGAACCCGGAATCTCGAGGTTCCGGGTTCAGCTCTTCGAGCTGCCCCGGAACGACCACAGCGATTAGGGCCATAGATGCAACCGACGACCGAGCCGCGCGACGCAATCCTGGTGGAGAAGACTCCGCTCGAAACCTATGTGCCGCCGGCAAAACCTTCGCTGATCGGCTTGTCGCGGGCCGAGCTGGCCGACCGTCTCGGCGAGATCGGCGTCGCGCCGGCGCAGCGCAAGATGCGCGTGCAGCAGCTGTGGCACTGGATCCATTTCCGCGGCGGCCAAAGCTTCGACGAGATGACCTCGATCTCGAAGAATATTCGCACCGAGCTCGCGCAGCATTTCACCGTCGACCGGCCCGAAGTCGTCGCCGAGCAGATCTCCAATGACGGCACACGCAAATGGCTGCTGCGGCTGCCGAGCGGCGACAATGTCGAGAAGGCGCATGAAGTCGAGTGCGTCTACATCCCCGAGACCGACCGCGGCACGTTGTGCGTCTCCTCGCAGGTCGGCTGCACCCTGAACTGCTCATTCTGCCACACCGGCACCCAGCGCCTGGTGCGCAATCTCACCGCCGGCGAGATCGTGGGTCAGGTGATGGTCGCGCGGGATCGTCTGAATGATTGGGCCGATCGCGGGGACGGCACGCGCCGCGTCACCAACATCGTCATGATGGGCATGGGCGAGCCACTCTACAATTTCGACGCGGTGCGCGATGCGCTCCTGATCGTCGGCGACAATGAGGGCATCGGTATCTCCCGCCGCCGCATCACGCTGTCGACGTCGGGCGTGGTGCCGAACATCGTGCGCGCCGGCGAGGAGATCGGCGTCATGCTCGCGATCTCGCTGCATGCGGTGCGCGACGAGCTGCGCAACGAGCTGGTACCGCTCAACCGCAAATACCCGATCAAGGAGTTGCTGCAGGCCTGCCGCGACTATCCCGGCGCCTCGAACGCGCGCCGCATCACCTTCGAATATGTGATGCTCAAGGGCGTCAACGATTCGCTCGATGATGCCAAGCTGCTGGTCAAGCTGCTCAAGGGCATTCACGCCAAGATCAATCTGATCCCGTTCAATCCGTGGCCGGGCACCGCCTATGAATGCTCGGACTGGGACCAGATCGAAAAGTTCTCCGAATACATCTTCAACGCCGGCTATTCCTCGCCGGTGCGCACCCCGCGCGGCCGCGACATCCTCGCCGCTTGCGGTCAGCTCAAGTCGGAAACCGAAAAGCTCAGCGCGCGTGAACGCCAGGCGCTGCGCGCCATGGCGATGACGGATTAGCCGGATATGTGCACGCTCTCGCATCCTCGTCATTGCGAGCGAAGCGAAGCAATCCAGACTGCCTCCACGGAAAGACTCTGGATTGCTTCGCTTCGCTCGCAATGACGGTGGTTTTGGCATCATGTCCCTGATCGGCCGCCTCGTCGTCATCTTCATCGGCTTTCTCGCCGCATGCTTGGTCGGCGGCATGATCGTCGTCGGCGCGCTGCTGTTTCCGGAGTTTTCCGATCTCGGTGCCGGTCCGGTCGATCAGGGTACGATCGACATCCTGCTCGGCTTCGGCTTTATCTTCGTCTCTGGCTTCGCGTTGGTGCCGGCGGCGGTGATCGTCGCGATCACCGAAGCGCTCTATATCCGCAGCGCGCTCGCCTATGCCGTCGGCGGCGGCCTCGTCGGGCTCGCCTGCTATCTCGGCCTCGTTCCGTTTCACTCAGACACGTTGCAGTTCGAGGGCATCGTGCGCCGGCATCTGGAGATCATGACGGGTGCGGGCATCGTCGCTGGCGTCGTCTACTGGTTGATCGCCGGCCGTAACGCCGGCGCCTGGCGCATCCCGCCGCCCCCGCGCAAGCCGCCTCCGCCGCTGCCGTTGAATTCGCGGCCGGATGTGCAGTAGGCGCGCCGAATCCAGGGTTTTCATCCCCGCCCCACTCCGCTAAACCGCGCGCCATGAACCGGACTGGACTCTTCATCGCCCTGGCGCTGTGGCTCGTGGTCGGCGTCGTTTTCGGCCTCTATCCCGAGCTCGATCTCAAGCTCGCCGCGCTGTTCTTCGATCCCCAAACCAGGACGTTTCCGCTCAAGCTGAACGACTGGGCCGGCTTCGCGCGTGACGCGGCGATGTGGGTCTCCTGGGCGTTCGTCGTGCCGCCGCTGGTCGCGCTCGTGGTCAAGATGATCAGGCCCGATCGCCCCCTGATGGTGTCGGGCCGCGCGATCGTGTTCCTGCTGGTCACGATCATCCTGTCCGCGGGCATTCTCACCAACCTCACCTTCAAGACCTATTGGGGCCGGCCGCGGCCAGTGGTGGTGACGGAGTTTGCCGGCGACCAGCAGTTCGTGGCGTGGTGGGATCCGCACGGCGACTGCGCGCGCAACTGCTCGTTTTTCTCGGGCGAGGGCGCGACCGCGTTCTGGACCTTGGCGCCAGCCGCGCTAGCGCCGCCGGCGTGGCGGCCGCTCGCCTATGCGGGCGCGATTGTGTTCGGGGCCGTGACCAGCGGGCTCCGCATGGCCTTCGGCGGGCACTTCTTCACCGACGTTGTGACCGCCGGCCTCGTCACCTTCATCGTGATCTGGTTCGCCTACGCGCTGATTTACCGCTGGCGGCGGACCCGGTTCTCGGACGAGGCGGTTGATGCCGCCCTGACCCGGCTGAACATGCCTGCCTATCGGCTGCGCAAGCGCCTGTTCGGCGGCAACACCGGCCCGGCGGCGTCGATCTGAGCCATTAAATGCGTGCCGAGCCCTGCGAAAACTGATATTCGCGCCGTCAAACCACGACCTGCCATCAGCCCTTTGAGATCCGATTGGAAGCCCCATGACCACGATCCTGAAAAGCCTGCCCAAGGGTGAGAAAGTCGGCATCGCTTTTTCCGGCGGCCTCGACACGTCAGCGGCGCTGCTCTGGATGAAGCAGAAGGGCGCGCGCTGCTACGCCTATACCGCCAATCTCGGCCAGCCCGATGAAGCCGACTACAACGAGATCCCGCGCAAGGCGGAAGCGTTCGGCGCCGAGAAGGCCGTGCTGGTCGATTGCCGCACGCAGCTGGTCCACGAAGGCATTGCCGCGATCCAGTCCGGCGCCTTCCACATCTCGACCGGCGGCATCACCTATTTCAACACCACGCCTCTGGGGCGTGCGGTGACCGGCACGATGCTGGTCGCGGCGATGAAGGAGGACGGCGTCAACATCTGGGGCGACGGTTCGACCTTCAAGGGCAACGACATCGAGCGCTTCTACCGCTACGGCCTGCTGACCAATCCGTCCTTGCGCATCTACAAGCCCTGGCTCGACCAGCAATTCATCGACGAGCTCGGCGGCCGCGCCGAGATGTCGGCGTTCATGACCGCGCAGGGCTTTGCCTACAAGATGAGCGCCGAGAAGGCGTATTCGACCGACAGCAATCTGCTTGGCGCGACGCACGAGGCCAAGGACCTCGAAAGCCTCGACAGCGGCATCAAGATCGTCAACCCAATCATGGGCGTGCCGTTCTGGCGTGACGACTGCAACGTCAACGCCGAGAAGGTCGTGGTGCGCTTCGAGGAAGGTCAACCTGTTGCGTTGAACGGCCAGACTTTTGCCGATCCCGTCGCGCTGTTCCTCGAGGCCAACGCGATCGGCGGCCGCCACGGTCTCGGCATGAGCGATCAGATCGAGAACCGGATCATCGAGGCCAAGAGCCGCGGCATCTACGAGGCGCCCGGCATGGCGCTGCTGCACATCGCTTATGAGCGCCTCGTCACCGGCATCCACAACGAGGACACCATCGAGCAGTACCGCATCAGCGGCATGCGCCTGGGACGTCTGCTCTATCAGGGCCGCTGGTTCGACTCGCAGGCCTTGATGCTGCGCGAGACCGCGCAGCGCTGGGTCGCGCGCGCCGTTACTGGCGAGGTGACGCTGGAGCTTCGCCGCGGCAACGACTATTCGATCCTCAACACCGAGAGCCCGAACCTGACCTATGCGCCGGAGCGGCTCAGCATGGAGAAGGTGGAAGATGCCGCCTTCACGCCGGCCGACCGCATCGGCCAGCTCACCATGCGCAATCTCGACATCGCGGATACGAGGACGAAGCTCGGTCTCTATGCGAAGACCGGCTTGTTGTCGGGCAGCGAAGGCTCGCAGATTTTCCGGCTCGAGAGCGACAAAGGCTGAAGTCGCCGCTCTCGTAGGGTGGGCAAAGCGTAGCGTGCCCACCATTTTTGTACGACGATAGAGATGGTGGGCACGGCGCTCACGCGCCTTTGCCCACCCTACGATTGCGCGATGTGTTGCTACATCGCATGTAACAGCCAAAACAAAAATGGCCGGGATCGCTCCCCGGCCATTTTCTTGTTGCGATGCTCTTACTGACGCGGCGGCGGTGCCGCGCTGGCCTGGCCGCCGTTGAGCAGCGGCGTGATGCGGCGCACCGTGACGCGCCGGTTGATGCGGCTCGGGCCGTCCGTCTGCTCTTTCAGGTACTGCTTGCCGTAACCCTGCGACGTCAGGTTTTCCGCCGGGACCCCGAACTGTTGGGTCAGCAGCTCGGCCGCGGCCTGCGCCCGGCGATCCGACAGTGACAGATTGTCGACGTCGTTGCCCACCGCATCGGTGTGGCCCTCGATCAGGAACACTTCCTGCGGGTTGGCCTGGATCGCCTGGTTGATGCCGTCGGCGATCACCTGCAGCCGCGCCGCCTGGTCCGGCGGAATGGTCCACGATCCCGTCTCGAAGTTGATCGTGTTGACGTCGATGCTCGGCATCGCCATGCGCACGTTCGGCGAGTAGCGGATCTCGTCGAGCGAGTAGCGCCGTTCGATCCGTTGCACCGGCGGCGCCCGCATCGTGTCGTAGATCACCTGCGGCGAGGCTTCCTCGGCGTCGACGATGTAGCGATCGTAAGGGATATTGACGACCGGCGGCGGCACGTCGACATAGAAGCCGCCGACCGCCCGCGGATCGCGATAGGTATTGTCGATGATCACGAGCTCGCGTCCGCGCGGATCCCTGCGGATACGGCGCATCAAGCTCCCATCCGGACCGACCACCGTGATGATCTCGGTGCCGTCAGGACGGATCACGACCGTGCGGGTTTCGCCACCGACCGTCTCGGTGCGGATGTCGCGGGCGCCGTAGCGGAAGCGGTAGAGATCGTTGCCGCGGACATATTCCTGACCGCTGGGGTCGCGGATGATGATGCGGTCCGGCTCGGTGTAGATGGTGCGGCCGCCTTCGACGACCTCGTGCCGCTGATTGCGGTAGTCGGCGATGGTGGCGCCGATCACGGCACCGGCCACCACGCCCGCGCCGAAAGCAAGCGGCGTCAGGTCACGCTGCGGCGGACGCGGCGCCGGCGGCAAGGGTGTCGCAACCGTGGGCGCGGCGCGGAAGGCCGGCGCGACCGTTGGCGGGGCGTATTGCGCCTTGTTGGGCGGCGGCGTTGCGGCTGCCGTGGCGGGGACGACAGTTGGTGCCGCGGCGCCGGGCGGAGGCGCTGCGGGCCGGGGCAGTGCACCCGCCTGCGGCGACGTCGGCGGAGTCCCGGCTGCGGGCGCGCCGACAGGCGGCGTTCCGCCCTGACGTCCGGGAGGCGGCGTCACCGCGCCGCCGGGCGTCGGCGTTGCTGTCGGGGCCGGGGTTGCGCCCGGCGCCGGTGACCCCGCAGCCGGCGGAGCGCCGGGACGCGTCGAACCAGGCGCCGGTGTTGCGGACGGCGCGGGTGTGGTGGTCGGGGCCGGAGGCGTCGCCGGGCGAGCTGCCGGCGCGGCCGGCGTTGGAGAGGGCGTTGTCGTCGGAGCCGGCGTTGGCCGTGCGGCAGGAGCCGCTGAAGGCCGCGTGGTTGCGGGAGGCGGAGGTGTCGGCGTGGCCGCCGGACGCGCCGGTGCTGCCGCGGGCGGCGGAGGTGTCGGCGTCGGTGCGCGCTGCTGCGGAGCCGCGGCCGGAGGCGGCGGTGTTGGTGCGTGCTGCTGCGGGGCCGCTGCCGGAGGCGGCGGTGTCGGTGCATGTTGCTGCGGAGCCGCTGCCGGAGGCGGCGCCGGTGCCTTGGGCGCGGCAGGCGGCGGCGGAGCTGCCGGATGGGTCGCGGGCGGCGGCGTCGGTCGTGACGGCGCGGCTGCCGGCGGTGGTGCGGCGGGCGGATGCGGGGCCGCGGCCGGAGGCGGCGTCGGTGCCTTGGGTGCAGCAGGCGGCGGTGTCGCCGGGCGCGCGGCGGGCGGCGGTCCCTTCGGCGCTTCCTTAGGAGGTTGCTTCGGTTTTCCGTCAGGGCCGGTCTCTGGCTGGGCCTGCGCGACCACGAGCGGCGCGCTTTGCGCATGCGATGCGGAGCTTGCGAATTGCATCGCGGTCAGAGCCGTCGTGGCAAGCAGCACGAAACGAAGGTTGGTCATGTGGTTCAACTTCCCCGGAAGGTTCTTTGACGAAGGCTTGGTTTCGAAGTGAAGACTTGGCTTGTCGAAGTATTGGAATGAACGGCTACGCGTTAGGCCGCATTGTGGCGGGCAAAGCAGTCGCGGCCCGATTTATTTCTGCACGCAAATCACGTCACTCTCGCGACGTTCATTGCGCATTCAGACGCTGGTTGCAATCGCCTCACATGTGATCCTGCGACCAATTGGCATCCGTCGCAGGATTGGGTGTGGTCGGGCCATTCGGTCCGCGCGGTGGTATCTCTTCAGGTCGGCGGCCCGGCAATTCATCGGGCCGTGGGGATTCGCCGGGTTCGCGCACCGGCGGCGTGATCTCAGGCTGCGGATTGCCCGGCGGATTCCCGGCGGCGGCTCAGTGGGCGTGCCGGGTGTCGACGGTGGTATCTCGGGCGGTTCGATCGGCATCGGCACTACAAATGTCAGTTGTCGGAAGGACGACAACGATGATGCCGCGCCGATGTTCCCCGCCGTGCCATCCTATTCCGGCGCGTGACAGACCGCCTCGACGTTGTGGCCGTCGGGGTCGAGCACGAAGGCGCCATAATAGTTCGCGTGATAATGCGGGCGAAGTCCGGGCGGCCCGTTGTCGCGGCCGCCTGCCGCGATCGCAGCCTTGTAGAACGCGTCGACGGTCGCACGGTCTTTCGCGACAATCGCAACATGCACCGGCTTGTTCAACGCGCCTTCGCCGCCGATCCAGAAGTCCGGCTTGCCGTCCGCGCCGAAGCCGGCGGCCGGATCGTGGCCGGTCTGCTCCTGCGTCACTTCCATGATGAGGCTGTAGCCGAGTGGTGCAAGCGCTTTGCCGTAGAACGCCTTCGCAGCCTCATAGTCGGAGACGGAGAAACCCAAATGATCGATCATCGCTACCTCCGTTGTTCGTCGTCAGCGTGACAGGAACGTATTGCTCCGTGTCTTGCGGGCGATCGCAAAGCCGCGCGCAACCATGTCGGCGATACAATCCTCTCGCCATTCGTCTTGCGACAGATGCTCGATCACGACCGCGCGCGGCCACTGCGATGGCGGCGCGTCACGGAAGAAGCCGATCAGCACGCGGTCCTCAAAACCTTCGACGTCGATCTTGAGCGAATCAACCTGCGCGATGCCGGCCTCTTCGAGGATGCGCGTCAGCCGCAACGACGGCACCTTGATCGCATCATTGCTGGCTGTGCCGGTGACGACGTGGGTGGCGCCGAGATTGCCGCCGCCGCTTTCGATCATCAACTCGCCGTCGCTGTCGCCGGCGGCGGCCTGCACCAGGCGCACCTGCGTCGTTTTCGATGCGGCATGGTTGAACGAGAGCCGCCCGAACGTCAGCGGATGCGGCTCGATCGCGACCACTTTGCCCTCGGTGCCGACATGGCGCGCCATCACCAGCGCGAAGGTGCCGACATTGGCGCCGACATCGACGAACGTGCCGCCGGCCGGCGTGTGCCGGCGCAGGAAATCGAGCTCGTCGATGTTATAGTCGGGGTTGAACAACGCGCCGCGTT
Encoded proteins:
- a CDS encoding OmpA family protein, with translation MTNLRFVLLATTALTAMQFASSASHAQSAPLVVAQAQPETGPDGKPKQPPKEAPKGPPPAARPATPPPAAPKAPTPPPAAAPHPPAAPPPAAAPSRPTPPPATHPAAPPPPAAPKAPAPPPAAAPQQHAPTPPPPAAAPQQHAPTPPPPAAAPQQRAPTPTPPPPAAAPARPAATPTPPPPATTRPSAAPAARPTPAPTTTPSPTPAAPAARPATPPAPTTTPAPSATPAPGSTRPGAPPAAGSPAPGATPAPTATPTPGGAVTPPPGRQGGTPPVGAPAAGTPPTSPQAGALPRPAAPPPGAAAPTVVPATAAATPPPNKAQYAPPTVAPAFRAAPTVATPLPPAPRPPQRDLTPLAFGAGVVAGAVIGATIADYRNQRHEVVEGGRTIYTEPDRIIIRDPSGQEYVRGNDLYRFRYGARDIRTETVGGETRTVVIRPDGTEIITVVGPDGSLMRRIRRDPRGRELVIIDNTYRDPRAVGGFYVDVPPPVVNIPYDRYIVDAEEASPQVIYDTMRAPPVQRIERRYSLDEIRYSPNVRMAMPSIDVNTINFETGSWTIPPDQAARLQVIADGINQAIQANPQEVFLIEGHTDAVGNDVDNLSLSDRRAQAAAELLTQQFGVPAENLTSQGYGKQYLKEQTDGPSRINRRVTVRRITPLLNGGQASAAPPPRQ
- a CDS encoding FkbM family methyltransferase — its product is MTPDNALSSAPFGTFAPNAAQAAIIRLAQGSGLKRGAFRPWMSRLVNLLRGGPIDVQYQGASFRFYHQGSATERGALFNPDYNIDELDFLRRHTPAGGTFVDVGANVGTFALVMARHVGTEGKVVAIEPHPLTFGRLSFNHAASKTTQVRLVQAAAGDSDGELMIESGGGNLGATHVVTGTASNDAIKVPSLRLTRILEEAGIAQVDSLKIDVEGFEDRVLIGFFRDAPPSQWPRAVVIEHLSQDEWREDCIADMVARGFAIARKTRSNTFLSR
- a CDS encoding phosphatase PAP2 family protein produces the protein MNRTGLFIALALWLVVGVVFGLYPELDLKLAALFFDPQTRTFPLKLNDWAGFARDAAMWVSWAFVVPPLVALVVKMIRPDRPLMVSGRAIVFLLVTIILSAGILTNLTFKTYWGRPRPVVVTEFAGDQQFVAWWDPHGDCARNCSFFSGEGATAFWTLAPAALAPPAWRPLAYAGAIVFGAVTSGLRMAFGGHFFTDVVTAGLVTFIVIWFAYALIYRWRRTRFSDEAVDAALTRLNMPAYRLRKRLFGGNTGPAASI
- a CDS encoding VOC family protein, encoding MIDHLGFSVSDYEAAKAFYGKALAPLGYSLIMEVTQEQTGHDPAAGFGADGKPDFWIGGEGALNKPVHVAIVAKDRATVDAFYKAAIAAGGRDNGPPGLRPHYHANYYGAFVLDPDGHNVEAVCHAPE
- a CDS encoding invasion associated locus B family protein, producing the protein MWRALFLALMTGVAAWGLGASARAQTAQPAPKAASKAAAPAAHTTAKTAAKAESKPAASPAAVAGGAEPTLIGQFGTWGAYSAAPNGKKVCFALAKPSSSKTNPPNRPRDPAYAFVSTRPAEKVNNEVSVMIGYALKPGSESTVEVGGASFAMYTQGDGLWIKNAAEEERMVEAMRKSADLVVKGVSAKGTETTDTFSLKGLAQALDKIAQDCRR
- the argG gene encoding argininosuccinate synthase, translating into MTTILKSLPKGEKVGIAFSGGLDTSAALLWMKQKGARCYAYTANLGQPDEADYNEIPRKAEAFGAEKAVLVDCRTQLVHEGIAAIQSGAFHISTGGITYFNTTPLGRAVTGTMLVAAMKEDGVNIWGDGSTFKGNDIERFYRYGLLTNPSLRIYKPWLDQQFIDELGGRAEMSAFMTAQGFAYKMSAEKAYSTDSNLLGATHEAKDLESLDSGIKIVNPIMGVPFWRDDCNVNAEKVVVRFEEGQPVALNGQTFADPVALFLEANAIGGRHGLGMSDQIENRIIEAKSRGIYEAPGMALLHIAYERLVTGIHNEDTIEQYRISGMRLGRLLYQGRWFDSQALMLRETAQRWVARAVTGEVTLELRRGNDYSILNTESPNLTYAPERLSMEKVEDAAFTPADRIGQLTMRNLDIADTRTKLGLYAKTGLLSGSEGSQIFRLESDKG
- the rlmN gene encoding 23S rRNA (adenine(2503)-C(2))-methyltransferase RlmN, with protein sequence MQPTTEPRDAILVEKTPLETYVPPAKPSLIGLSRAELADRLGEIGVAPAQRKMRVQQLWHWIHFRGGQSFDEMTSISKNIRTELAQHFTVDRPEVVAEQISNDGTRKWLLRLPSGDNVEKAHEVECVYIPETDRGTLCVSSQVGCTLNCSFCHTGTQRLVRNLTAGEIVGQVMVARDRLNDWADRGDGTRRVTNIVMMGMGEPLYNFDAVRDALLIVGDNEGIGISRRRITLSTSGVVPNIVRAGEEIGVMLAISLHAVRDELRNELVPLNRKYPIKELLQACRDYPGASNARRITFEYVMLKGVNDSLDDAKLLVKLLKGIHAKINLIPFNPWPGTAYECSDWDQIEKFSEYIFNAGYSSPVRTPRGRDILAACGQLKSETEKLSARERQALRAMAMTD